From Triticum aestivum cultivar Chinese Spring chromosome 4A, IWGSC CS RefSeq v2.1, whole genome shotgun sequence, a single genomic window includes:
- the LOC123087053 gene encoding glucan endo-1,3-beta-glucosidase 7 has translation MPRPLLVALLLLGLLLLVHVPYAAPQSFIGINYGDIADNLPPPASTARLLKSTTIGKVRLYRTDPAVVAAFAGTSISLLLGAANADIPSFASSPSAAAAWVAAHLPSSSSPAVNGISVGNEVLYSGDAALISQLVPALQNIYDALPASSGIKVSTVNAMDVLASSDPPSSGAFKPELSAALDPLLAFLSKTGSPFLVNPYPYFAYQDDPRPDTLAFCLFQPNAGRPDAGSGLTYTSMFDAQVDAVRAALDAKGYKDVEVVVAETGWPHSGGADEAGASVENARAFVSNLVSHLRSMVGTPRMPGKSVDTYLFAVYDEDLKPGKASEKSFGLFQTTLTETYPTGLMRNGTAGLAPAPAPTLRPASPPPATPQVTPVQPQPSASAAATSPPRHARSAAESPRTVPALHVFACFLFMSLLA, from the exons ATGCCGCGGCCTCTGCTGGTTGCCCTCCTCCTCCTGGGGCTCTTGCTGCTCGTCCACGTCCCGTATGCTG CGCCGCAGTCCTTCATCGGCATCAACTACGGCGACATCGCCGACAACCTGCCGCCGCCGGCGTCGACGGCGCGGCTGCTGAAGTCCACCACCATCGGCAAGGTGCGCCTCTACAGGACCGACCCGGCCGTGGTGGCCGCCTTCGCCGGGACGAGCATCTCGCTGCTCCTCGGCGCCGCCAACGCCGACATCCCCTCCTTCGCATCCTcgccgtcggccgccgccgcctgGGTCGCCGCGCACCTCCCGTCGTCCTCCTCGCCCGCCGTGAACGGCATCTCCGTCGGCAACGAGGTGCTCTACTCGGGCGACGCCGCGCTCATCTCGCAGCTGGTCCCGGCGCTGCAGAACATCTACGACGCGCTGCCGGCCAGCTCCGGCATCAAGGTGTCCACGGTGAACGCCATGGACGTGCTGGCGTCGTCGGACCCGCCGTCGTCGGGGGCGTTCAAGCCGGAGCTGTCGGCCGCGCTGGACCCGCTGCTGGCCTTCCTCAGCAAGACCGGCTCGCCGTTCCTGGTGAACCCGTACCCCTACTTCGCGTACCAGGACGACCCCAGGCCGGACACGCTGGCCTTCTGCCTCTTCCAGCCCAACGCCGGGCGGCCGGACGCCGGGTCCGGGCTCACCTACACCAGCATGTTCGACGCGCAGGTGGACGCCGTGCGCGCCGCGCTGGACGCCAAGGGGTACAAGgacgtggaggtggtggtggccgagACCGGGTGGCCGCACAGCGGCGGCGCCGACGAGGCCGGCGCCTCCGTGGAGAACGCGCGCGCCTTCGTCTCCAACCTCGTCTCCCACCTCCGGTCCATGGTCGGCACGCCGCGGATGCCCGGCAAGTCCGTCGACACCTACCTCTTCGCCGTGTACGACGAGGACCTCAAGCCCGGGAAGGCGTCGGAGAAGTCCTTCGGCCTCTTTCAGACCACGCTCACCGAGACGTACCCGACGGGGCTGATGAGGAACGGCACCGCGGGCCTGGCGCCGGCTCCGGCACCGACGCTGCGGCCGGCGAGCCCCCCGCCGGCGACACCGCAG GTGACGCCGGTGCAGCCGCAGCCAAGCGCGTCGGCAGCGGCGACGTCGCCGCCTCGGCATGCTCGTAGTGCTGCTGAATCGCCTCGCACCGTGCCTGCCCTccatgtgtttgcttgtttcttgttCATGTCTCTGCTGGCCTGA